A portion of the Flavobacteriales bacterium TMED191 genome contains these proteins:
- a CDS encoding T9SS C-terminal target domain-containing protein, translating into MYYLKLLCYLALFIGLNSFSQNLNDIEIYNTGNSDIIFNQINSIEFDNQNRLWAGTANGLSIFDLSTNTWYNFDEPNSTLTWCCENSVNINTIHWAEAINKMYIGTNNGIISFDNSNNDINYDDTNWTTNIGLDCSANSSIINAILYDNGIWSGSTDGLCIEYFGGEGEWLLQNTQTGFYSNHYKSINQNPNTNMIAIGTMNGGLITYDGEFNNYYSSNSGILDNSVFDAVFDQNNNIIITTPQAGLGILTESGSWIWLNTLNSNIPTNSLKNITIDVNNNLWITTLENGLTHYKNNLFYNYNTSNSNLPDNQINCLSFDQDNNLWIGTNSSGLIKINNPTLDTPSFTKPFDNIKISASWDLIEVNLHEKGQYEILNQNGQLINTGFFNPGDNKVNTAAFASGLYIFKIKTNESAFVYKILKD; encoded by the coding sequence ATGTATTATTTAAAATTATTATGCTATTTAGCCCTATTCATAGGGCTAAATAGTTTTAGTCAAAATTTAAATGATATTGAAATTTATAATACGGGAAATTCTGATATTATCTTTAACCAAATCAACTCTATTGAATTTGATAATCAAAATAGATTGTGGGCTGGCACCGCTAATGGATTAAGTATCTTTGATTTATCTACAAATACCTGGTATAATTTCGATGAACCCAATAGTACTCTTACTTGGTGTTGTGAAAACAGTGTCAACATAAATACAATCCATTGGGCTGAAGCAATAAATAAAATGTATATCGGGACAAATAATGGTATTATTAGTTTTGACAACTCCAATAACGACATAAATTATGATGATACAAACTGGACAACCAATATTGGCTTAGATTGTAGTGCAAACTCTAGTATTATAAATGCAATTTTATATGATAATGGAATCTGGTCTGGATCAACCGATGGCCTATGCATAGAGTACTTTGGAGGGGAAGGAGAATGGTTACTGCAAAATACACAAACTGGGTTTTATTCAAATCATTATAAAAGTATTAACCAAAATCCGAATACTAACATGATTGCGATTGGGACTATGAATGGGGGATTAATTACATATGATGGTGAGTTTAATAATTATTACTCATCAAACTCCGGAATCCTTGACAACTCTGTTTTTGATGCTGTATTTGATCAAAATAATAATATTATTATTACTACGCCACAGGCAGGATTAGGGATTTTAACAGAAAGTGGATCATGGATCTGGCTTAATACACTAAATTCTAATATTCCTACTAATAGTTTGAAAAATATTACTATTGATGTCAATAATAATTTATGGATCACTACCTTAGAAAACGGCTTAACACATTATAAAAACAACTTATTTTACAACTATAATACCTCTAATTCAAATCTTCCGGATAATCAGATTAACTGCTTAAGTTTTGATCAAGATAATAACCTATGGATTGGCACAAACAGTTCTGGATTAATAAAAATTAATAACCCAACTTTAGACACACCTTCTTTCACCAAACCTTTTGATAATATAAAAATATCAGCTTCCTGGGATTTGATTGAAGTTAATCTACACGAAAAAGGACAATATGAAATTTTAAACCAAAATGGCCAACTAATAAATACTGGTTTTTTTAATCCTGGAGATAATAAGGTGAACACTGCTGCCTTTGCCTCCGGACTATATATTTTTAAAATTAAAACTAATGAGTCTGCATTCGTCTATAAAATACTTAAAGACTAA
- a CDS encoding ArsR family transcriptional regulator: protein MPNNLELSSSILKSVGHPIRVKIILTLADHTEMTVTELTQFLKIDQPVMSLHLAVLRNANIIIVRKQGKKSMYSILDSSALQAVQIIYHSRRN, encoded by the coding sequence ATGCCTAATAATCTAGAATTGTCATCCTCAATATTAAAGTCTGTAGGACATCCGATTCGTGTAAAAATTATTTTAACATTAGCTGATCACACTGAAATGACGGTTACAGAGCTAACTCAATTTTTAAAAATAGATCAACCTGTAATGTCACTTCATTTAGCAGTGTTAAGAAATGCAAATATAATTATTGTAAGAAAGCAGGGTAAAAAATCAATGTATTCAATTTTAGATAGTTCTGCCCTGCAAGCAGTCCAAATTATTTATCACTCACGTAGAAATTAG
- the rpoN gene encoding RNA polymerase sigma-54 factor: protein MAKQSLHQSLQQKLSPQQIQLMKLIELSTLEIEQKVKDELEGNPALDDENLSIDDFDKHEDDVVSVDDSQKDQDFDIDQYLSDDEIPEYKLYANNYSKDDDTDSKIPIVGGNSHLDILRDQLAEFKLYEKEKKIGKYVIGCIDDDGYIRRSIDEIIDDLIFKENLVCEVREIQKLLSIVQGFDPPGIGARNLQECLSLQLERKEKTSSVLQAIDIINLQFKQFVNKHYDKICDKFKIDSHQLKKAIKEIEKLNPKPASNSSQTKYTQQIIPDFTINLFNEEITFTLNARNAPNLNISKEYLNMLNLYKESGGEMSNKNKQALLFVKQKLDSARWFINAIHQRQQTLISTISSIIRIQKKYFLSGDEKDLKPMILKDVSEDIGMDISTISRVVNSKYVETPYGIKSLKYYFSESISKIDGETISVKEIKSILKEEIENESDSQPLNDQALVVILTKKGYKIARRTVAKYREQMNIPVARLRKKI, encoded by the coding sequence ATGGCAAAACAATCTCTTCATCAGTCCTTACAACAAAAATTATCCCCTCAACAAATTCAGTTGATGAAGCTGATTGAACTTTCTACACTTGAAATTGAACAAAAGGTTAAAGATGAATTAGAGGGTAATCCAGCCTTAGATGATGAGAATTTGTCAATTGATGATTTTGATAAACATGAAGATGATGTAGTAAGTGTGGATGACAGCCAAAAAGATCAAGATTTTGATATAGATCAATATCTATCTGATGATGAAATACCTGAGTATAAATTGTATGCAAATAATTATTCAAAAGATGATGATACAGATTCTAAAATCCCGATAGTAGGTGGGAATAGTCACTTAGACATATTGAGAGATCAACTAGCGGAGTTTAAACTTTACGAAAAAGAAAAAAAGATTGGAAAATATGTAATTGGATGTATCGATGATGATGGCTATATAAGAAGAAGTATAGATGAAATTATTGATGATTTAATTTTTAAAGAAAATTTAGTTTGTGAGGTAAGAGAAATACAAAAATTATTGTCAATTGTGCAAGGTTTTGATCCACCGGGTATAGGAGCTAGAAATTTACAAGAATGTTTGTCTTTACAATTGGAAAGAAAGGAAAAAACAAGCTCAGTTTTACAAGCTATCGATATTATTAATTTACAGTTTAAACAATTTGTGAATAAACACTATGACAAAATTTGTGATAAATTTAAAATTGATTCTCATCAACTTAAAAAAGCTATTAAGGAAATAGAAAAATTAAATCCAAAGCCAGCCTCCAATTCAAGTCAGACAAAATATACACAACAAATTATACCAGATTTTACAATAAATTTGTTTAATGAAGAAATTACATTTACTTTAAATGCAAGAAATGCTCCGAATTTAAATATTAGTAAGGAGTATCTAAACATGCTTAATCTTTATAAGGAATCCGGAGGAGAAATGAGCAATAAAAATAAGCAGGCTCTTTTATTTGTAAAACAAAAACTTGATTCAGCACGTTGGTTTATTAATGCAATACACCAACGCCAACAAACACTAATTTCTACTATATCAAGTATTATTAGAATTCAAAAAAAATATTTTTTAAGTGGAGATGAAAAAGATCTAAAACCAATGATATTAAAAGATGTTTCAGAAGATATTGGTATGGATATTTCTACTATTTCTAGAGTTGTTAATAGTAAGTATGTAGAAACTCCTTATGGTATTAAATCCCTTAAGTATTATTTTTCTGAATCCATCTCTAAAATTGATGGAGAGACAATTTCTGTTAAAGAAATTAAAAGCATATTAAAAGAAGAAATAGAAAATGAGTCCGATTCACAGCCTTTGAATGATCAGGCACTTGTTGTTATATTAACAAAAAAAGGATATAAAATTGCTCGTAGAACCGTAGCAAAATATAGAGAACAAATGAATATTCCGGTTGCTCGGTTAAGAAAAAAAATATAG